The Sphingomonas sp. NBWT7 nucleotide sequence AGCAATCCCCTCTTTGCGCATCAGCCCGCGGACCTTCTGCGGGGCGACCCCGAGGTTCCAGGCGATCTCGCCGGGCCAGGCGATCCGGCGGGCCAGTGCCTCGACCGAGCTGCGGCATGCCCGACCCTTACAGTCGGCGCCGTGACCGAACGCGTCGGCGACCTGGACCAGGTCGCTCGGCTTGATGTTCAGCATCTCGGCCGCGTCCCGCTGGCTGAGAAGCTGCGACAGTCCGCCCGGCAGCTTGCGGAGCTCAACTGGCGCGCGCCGGAACGGGCCCAGGTCGTTCGGACGGACCAGGACGTCGCCGAGATCGCCGGCGGAGCGGGTCATCCAGAACGGGATAGATCCGCCGATCATCGCCGCCAGGATCGTCGACCAGGGCTTCGGGCCGCCGCCGATGCGGTCGGCCGCCAGCAGGAGCGGCCTGCAACCGGCAGGCGCGGTGCCCGCGATCGCGATCGCGGGAATGCGGGACATGAGGTGCGCGACGCTGCCCGCCCGAATGCGCATCTCGTCAGTGGCGATCCGGGCGACGAAGTGGTCCTCGACCTCGAGAAGTCCGTCGAGGCAGAGCTGCTCGACCCCGTAGACGGGCAGGCGGATGCCATGCGCGACCGAGCGCGCGGTCGTGGCTCCCTGGACGATCGCGGCCAGTCCGTCGATGTAGTCGGCGTCATACTGGATGAGCTGCCGCTTTGCCGGGGCGGAGATGTGGCGTGCGACGAGATCGGGGTGCGCCTTGAACTTCGCCATCTGCAGGTGGTCGAAACCGAGCCGCCGACGGACTTCGGTGTAAAGGTAGTAGCGCTTGGTGGTGACGAGACCGTGCGACGCGTATCGCGCGATGTTGGGGAGCGCCTGCTCGATGAGCGCGGGGACGCCGGGGTAGGCGAACCTTCCGATCAGGAAGCGCAGGCGGGTCCGCAGCTTCGCGATGGCCTCGATGTCGTTTCCTAGGCCGTAGTCCGCTTCGCGGACCCAGTCCTGAAGACCGAACGGGAAGGTTCGGAGGAATCCGGCGCCGACAGCCGCGCTCTCCGCGAGGCCCTCGTCCGTCATGGCGGATAGCGAAAAGCGGGAGGGCGGCTTTGGGGTCGCGCCCGTGGCGATAGTGCCAAGCTGCAGCGCCAGATTGACGAGCCCTTGCGGGTCTACCGTCCTGAGGGGGTCCGGCAGGGCTGACCAGGCTTTCGCGACAGAGGCGGCATCGGGTGAAGAAAGGCTGCCGAAGAGGCGATAGCCCTCCGCGAGCCTTTCGGGCAGATGCCGAGCGTCCGAAGGGGGCACTACCTCGCCGCAGTGGTCGCAGCACCCGATACCTTGCGCGAAGCGCCAGCCCAGCTTGATGTCGCAGCTGGGACAGGTGTCGACAAGCCGTTCAAGCGACTCGGTGCAGTATGGCAGCAGCAGGTTCATCCAGTGCAAGCGGTGGTAGTTGCGCTTGAGCAACGAACTGGGACCGATGCGCCTGCGGTCGAGTTCCAGCAATGCCCGGGGGATGACGAGCGTCCCGAATTTCGCATGCACGCTGGATTTGCCGCTGGGTTCGTCGACGCGGATGCCGGCGCGGCCAGCCAGCGCGGCGGGATCGCACCGGATGACGTAGGCGAGGCGTTCAAGTTCGGCGGGCGTGGCAAGCTGCGCGAGGCCGGTGTTGCGCAGCGAGACGGCCGCGGCCTCGAATACCGGCTTCGTCACGACGAGGACGTGCTGCCGGACGCCGCGCGCGATGGCGCCCGGGATGCTCTCGTCGTCGTAGAGGTCGACCGGGAAGCGCAGGCGGCGGCCGCTCGTGCCTTCAGGCGGCATCAACTTCGGCCTCCTCTGCCGCGATCTGCTGGACGGGCACGTATTGGATCGAGAACGGGTCGTGGTCGACCCAGTCGAGCCCGATGGCGAAGCTGCGCACCGCGTTGCTCAGGTCATAGGCTTCCATCGTCACGGCGGCCCGCGCGAGCGCCTTCGGGAGGGCGACCTCGATGATGCGCGCCGCGCGCCCGATGTGACCGCCGGACGCGGTGATCAGGGCGGTGAGGACGTCCGGTTCGGGCAGGCAGGTGGGTGCGGCGATAGCGCCGCGCCACCTGAGTTCCTTGTCGTATTCGACGCAGAACTTGTGGAACTGCCGTCGATCCGCGACTCTTCCCATGTTCAGGGGCTTGAGCTCGAGCGGATCGCCGAGGCGCGCCGCGAACTGCTGGTTGAGCTTGAAGAACACCTCCGAAGTCTCGTCCCCTATGAAGAAGAGCGGCACGACGCCGCGGTCGAGGAAGCCCTGCAGCTTTTTCGTCACGTCGGTGGCGTCGGCCGTGAAGAAGGTGCCGTCGTCCAGGTCGCCGTCGGCGAGCACGCGTTCGGGCTTGGTGACGAGGCGCTGAACCTCGTCGACGACGACGAGTTCGACGCCGAGCTTTGCGGTCCACTCCTCTACCCGCTGCTCGACGATCTTTACGTTGTCGGTGGA carries:
- a CDS encoding TniB family NTP-binding protein, giving the protein MPSTTTDTAMTPVYRKPARVTGRAKPDLGDAAAQARSEKAEAIVAEMWVDTDRQRAILLAIRQYMRLCKKLRKRRGTAIPGRRLSQFSQAGKSAIVERLIAELEQEAIAAGEQHNPFRVIHITIDTRMSLKMLYQEILNRLADDFLDQPGAVGLRVTAEMAEKIKGKSTDNVKIVEQRVEEWTAKLGVELVVVDEVQRLVTKPERVLADGDLDDGTFFTADATDVTKKLQGFLDRGVVPLFFIGDETSEVFFKLNQQFAARLGDPLELKPLNMGRVADRRQFHKFCVEYDKELRWRGAIAAPTCLPEPDVLTALITASGGHIGRAARIIEVALPKALARAAVTMEAYDLSNAVRSFAIGLDWVDHDPFSIQYVPVQQIAAEEAEVDAA